A window of the Salvelinus alpinus chromosome 3, SLU_Salpinus.1, whole genome shotgun sequence genome harbors these coding sequences:
- the LOC139570701 gene encoding heparan sulfate glucosamine 3-O-sulfotransferase 1-like produces MACLLVAVFLLVLQAYAASPDVVQSLDLGPGLTANDTLSPPLGTSKCAPHSIIIGVRKGGTRALLEMLDIHPEVAAAATEVHFFDWDENYAKGFDWYRELMPYSYPHQITVEKTPGYFTSALAPERIRAMNSSIKLLLILRDPTERVISDYTQVYFNRLENHKPVQAIENLLVRSGALNTRYKAIQRSLYDLHMSNWLRYFPLEQIHIVDGDTLIRDPLPELQKVERFLNLPPRIMSSNFYFNQTKGFYCIRSEGRERCLHESKGRPHPAVNGTVLQQLRSYLREHNHNFYRLVKRSFDWQ; encoded by the coding sequence ATGGCCTGCTTGCTGGTAGCAGTGTTCCTCCTGGTTCTCCAGGCATATGCTGCCTCACCAGATGTTGTTCAGAGTTTGGATCTAGGCCCTGGACTCACAGCTAATGACACTCTGTCTCCACCCCTGGGGACTAGTAAATGTGCCCCCCACAGCATCATCATTGGGGTGCGCAAGGGAGGCACACGCGCCCTCCTGGAAATGCTGGACATCCACCCTGAGGTCGCTGCCGCTGCCACAGAGGTGCACTTTTTCGACTGGGACGAGAACTACGCTAAGGGCTTTGACTGGTACCGTGAGCTGATGCCATATTCCTACCCACACCAGATCACAGTGGAGAAGACGCCAGGCTACTTCACCTCTGCCTTGGCGCCAGAACGCATCCGTGCCATGAACTCCTCCATCAAGCTGCTGCTGATCTTGCGGGACCCAACTGAACGTGTCATCTCAGACTACACCCAGGTCTACTTCAACCGCCTGGAGAACCACAAGCCAGTGCAGGCCATTGAGAACCTGCTGGTGCGCAGCGGAGCCCTCAATACCCGCTATAAGGCCATCCAGCGGAGCCTCTACGACTTGCACATGAGCAACTGGTTGCGCTATTTCCCCCTAGAGCAGATCCACATCGTTGATGGGGATACTTTAATCCGGGACCCGTTGCCTGAGCTACAGAAGGTGGAGCGTTTTCTCAACCTGCCCCCCAGGATAATGTCCTCCAACTTCTACTTCAACCAGACCAAGGGGTTCTACTGCATCCGGAGTGAAGGGCGAGAGCGCTGCCTGCACGAGTCCAAAGGGCGTCCCCACCCGGCTGTCAACGGTACTGTGCTGCAGCAGCTACGCTCCTACCTCCGGGAGCACAACCATAACTTCTACCGGCTGGTGAAGCGCTCCTTTGACTGGCAGTAA